A single Flavobacterium sp. 1 DNA region contains:
- a CDS encoding tyrosine-type recombinase/integrase: MFYQQKKSKTPSQTYFKHCVYGLRFLLKSEGLPYEFLCLPSIKYEKKLPVVLSKEEVWAMLQGAKLLKHKILIGLLYGCGLRCMEARSVRLQDLDLDRKQLKVVQGKGKKDRYVPLSEHLIRGLKKYIEAEKPQDYLFNGQPLVNGAGGDFDNRYSQRGVQWAVRQVAKAVGIKKEVHTHTLRHSYATHLLEDGMDIMTLKDLLGHQNIETTLEYLHIAQLESQRIFSPLDTLFAKCSRSLK, translated from the coding sequence TTGTTTTACCAACAAAAAAAGTCCAAAACTCCTTCGCAAACGTATTTTAAACACTGTGTTTACGGGCTTCGTTTTTTACTGAAATCCGAAGGATTGCCGTATGAATTCCTGTGTTTGCCCTCAATAAAATACGAGAAAAAACTCCCTGTTGTTTTGAGCAAAGAAGAAGTTTGGGCAATGCTCCAAGGCGCTAAACTGCTCAAGCATAAAATTCTAATTGGCCTGCTGTATGGTTGCGGGCTCCGCTGTATGGAAGCCCGCTCTGTTCGTTTACAGGATTTGGATTTAGATAGAAAACAGCTCAAAGTGGTGCAGGGAAAAGGTAAAAAAGACCGCTACGTTCCTTTATCGGAACACTTAATAAGGGGTTTAAAGAAATATATAGAAGCCGAAAAACCTCAAGATTATCTTTTCAACGGTCAGCCTTTGGTCAATGGAGCAGGCGGAGATTTTGACAATCGTTATTCCCAACGTGGGGTTCAGTGGGCGGTCAGGCAAGTAGCCAAAGCAGTAGGTATAAAAAAAGAAGTTCACACCCACACGCTTCGGCACAGTTATGCCACTCATCTGCTCGAAGATGGAATGGATATTATGACGCTCAAAGATCTTTTGGGTCACCAAAACATAGAAACTACGCTAGAGTATTTGCATATTGCCCAACTCGAGAGCCAACGCATTTTTAGTCCACTCGATACGCTATTTGCAAAATGCAGCCGCAGTTTGAAGTAG
- a CDS encoding lysozyme inhibitor LprI family protein, whose protein sequence is MRTFIIALVLCISTNFSFAQTQLEMNTEAGNSFLKADKELNSIYAKILKEYKSDTAFIKNLKTAQNIWIKFRDAEMMMKYPDREPGYYGSIQHVCWYNYLEELTKKRTKELKIWLTGIEEGDSCSGSVKTK, encoded by the coding sequence ATGAGAACTTTTATAATTGCATTGGTTTTATGCATTTCAACAAATTTCAGTTTCGCCCAAACTCAATTAGAAATGAATACCGAAGCGGGAAATAGCTTTCTAAAAGCAGATAAAGAATTGAATTCTATATATGCTAAGATTTTAAAAGAATATAAATCTGATACTGCTTTTATAAAAAATTTAAAAACCGCCCAAAATATTTGGATAAAATTTCGTGATGCTGAAATGATGATGAAATATCCTGATAGAGAACCTGGTTATTATGGAAGCATTCAACATGTATGTTGGTATAACTACCTAGAAGAATTAACAAAAAAAAGAACTAAAGAACTAAAAATTTGGCTCACAGGAATTGAAGAAGGTGATAGTTGTTCTGGCTCAGTGAAAACGAAATAA
- a CDS encoding IS110 family transposase — MSKFKHFLGVDVSKEYFDAVVILDRNKEKSIHSQFVNDYKGIKSLCKWLKEQGSTFENTLVCLEHTGMYGKLIIKCLMIEKFSLWVEMSLKIIRSIGVQRGKNDKVDAQRIAFYAMKNVEEAVIFNAPRMEINKMRNLLSLREKLVATKASLLRNVKELKAFDLEVARLSEKLQKSTIKGIDLDLKNIEKQLDKTINDDENISRIFTLVTSVIGIGKVTALFLICFTNEFTMYRTPRQLACYAGVVPFEHTSGKSIRSKPKVHYVANKKLKKQLHMCALSAITSDPELKNYFNRKVEEGKNKMLIINNVRNKLVHRVCACIRENKMFEKRQVA, encoded by the coding sequence ATGAGCAAATTTAAACATTTTTTAGGTGTTGATGTGTCAAAAGAATATTTTGATGCCGTAGTAATTTTGGATAGAAATAAAGAAAAATCAATTCACAGCCAGTTTGTAAATGATTACAAAGGAATCAAGTCCCTTTGCAAATGGCTCAAGGAACAAGGTTCCACGTTTGAAAACACGCTTGTTTGTTTAGAACACACAGGAATGTACGGCAAGTTAATAATCAAATGTCTAATGATTGAAAAGTTCTCACTTTGGGTCGAAATGTCACTGAAAATTATTCGCAGCATTGGGGTTCAAAGAGGCAAAAACGACAAAGTTGATGCCCAAAGAATTGCTTTTTATGCCATGAAAAATGTGGAGGAAGCAGTTATTTTTAATGCTCCGAGAATGGAAATCAACAAAATGAGAAATCTTTTGTCCCTGCGGGAAAAATTAGTTGCAACAAAAGCTTCTTTGTTGCGAAATGTAAAAGAACTCAAAGCCTTTGATTTGGAAGTAGCCAGACTTTCTGAAAAACTACAGAAAAGCACCATCAAGGGAATTGATTTGGATCTAAAAAACATTGAAAAACAATTGGACAAAACAATAAATGACGATGAAAATATTTCTAGAATTTTCACTCTTGTCACATCTGTTATTGGCATCGGAAAAGTAACGGCTTTGTTTTTGATTTGTTTTACAAACGAATTTACAATGTATAGAACTCCTCGCCAACTGGCTTGTTATGCAGGTGTTGTACCTTTTGAACATACCTCGGGGAAAAGTATTCGCTCAAAACCAAAAGTCCATTATGTGGCTAACAAAAAATTAAAAAAACAGCTTCATATGTGTGCCTTGTCAGCAATTACCAGTGATCCTGAATTAAAAAATTATTTTAATCGAAAGGTGGAAGAAGGTAAAAACAAGATGCTTATCATAAACAATGTTAGGAACAAACTTGTACATAGAGTATGTGCATGCATAAGAGAAAACAAAATGTTTGAAAAAAGACAAGTAGCGTAA
- a CDS encoding class I SAM-dependent methyltransferase, with amino-acid sequence MEENRKNHWETVYETKNPNEVSWTQEIPKTSLDFIKSFDLTKNSKIIDIGGGDSKLVDFLIEEGFENITVLDISAKAIEKAKERLGTNAEKVNWIVSDITEFEPNETFEVWHDRATFHFLTSEEQIQKYMETARKSVSGYLTVGTFSENGPKKCSGLDIKQYSEETLTAEMENGFEKIKCVTEDHTTPFETKQNFIFCSFKRQLN; translated from the coding sequence ATGGAAGAAAATAGAAAAAATCATTGGGAAACAGTTTACGAAACTAAAAATCCGAACGAAGTAAGTTGGACGCAAGAAATTCCGAAAACTTCATTAGATTTTATAAAATCTTTCGACTTAACGAAAAACTCTAAAATCATTGATATTGGTGGCGGAGATAGTAAACTCGTAGATTTTCTAATCGAAGAAGGTTTTGAAAATATAACTGTTTTGGATATTTCTGCAAAAGCAATTGAGAAAGCGAAAGAAAGATTAGGAACAAACGCTGAAAAAGTAAATTGGATTGTAAGCGATATAACAGAATTTGAACCAAATGAAACTTTTGAAGTTTGGCACGACAGAGCAACATTTCATTTCTTGACGAGTGAAGAGCAAATTCAAAAATATATGGAAACTGCAAGAAAATCAGTTTCAGGATATTTAACAGTTGGAACCTTTTCTGAAAACGGTCCGAAAAAATGTAGCGGTTTAGACATAAAACAATATAGCGAAGAAACATTAACCGCCGAAATGGAGAATGGATTTGAAAAAATAAAATGTGTAACCGAAGACCATACAACTCCTTTTGAAACAAAGCAGAATTTTATTTTTTGTAGTTTTAAACGACAACTAAACTAA
- a CDS encoding helix-turn-helix domain-containing protein: MEQKIHQGRNVKRFREMLGIKQEALAFDLGNDWNQKKISLLEQKDVIEDDILNQISNSLKIPVEAFQNFDEDQAINIISNTFDNGAFLNTGHSATFNVNPIEKGIEALEEIKRLNLELIKAKDEQIKVLEKLLKEK, from the coding sequence ATGGAACAGAAAATACATCAGGGAAGAAACGTAAAACGCTTCAGAGAAATGCTTGGAATCAAACAAGAGGCATTGGCTTTTGATCTGGGAAATGACTGGAATCAAAAGAAAATTTCTTTGCTGGAGCAAAAAGATGTAATTGAAGATGATATACTAAATCAAATCTCGAATTCATTAAAAATTCCTGTGGAAGCGTTTCAGAACTTTGACGAGGATCAGGCAATAAATATTATTTCGAATACATTTGATAATGGAGCTTTCTTGAATACAGGTCATAGTGCAACATTTAATGTAAATCCAATAGAAAAAGGGATAGAGGCTTTAGAAGAAATTAAGCGGTTAAATTTAGAACTTATTAAAGCTAAAGATGAACAGATTAAGGTTTTGGAAAAATTACTAAAAGAGAAATAA
- a CDS encoding transposase, whose product MINQTKVLKLVHIYLTICDRFEKDLKYTCERFSNNDKPDLTDEEIMTIYLFAIEEEQRFTVKQIHKFAGDYLRLWFPNLGSYSVFSNRLNRLSESFKHLAANLISEHYPQECYSDQSLLDSMPIITCSGKRSGKVAKDITDKGYCSTKSMYYYGVKLHALAFRRENRIPFPEEIQITPASVNDLTVFKEVWSTKEDRIFFGDKIYQNKEFFSDFEKEKNSVMMTPVKAIKGECQEIRNRDKASNDLYSTAVSRVRQPIESFFNWLIEKTNIQRAGKVRSTKGLLVHLFGKIAAAFINLIF is encoded by the coding sequence ATGATTAACCAGACTAAAGTCCTAAAATTAGTACATATTTATTTAACAATCTGTGATAGATTTGAAAAAGATTTAAAATATACTTGTGAGCGATTCAGCAACAACGATAAGCCGGATTTAACAGATGAAGAAATTATGACCATTTATTTATTTGCAATTGAGGAAGAACAACGATTTACCGTAAAACAAATTCACAAATTTGCCGGTGACTATTTGCGTCTATGGTTTCCAAATCTAGGCTCTTATTCTGTATTTTCAAATAGATTAAATAGATTATCAGAGTCTTTCAAACACTTAGCCGCTAACTTGATTTCAGAACATTACCCCCAAGAATGCTATTCTGACCAAAGCTTACTGGACTCAATGCCTATTATTACTTGTTCGGGAAAGCGTTCTGGAAAAGTTGCCAAAGACATTACAGATAAAGGATATTGTTCTACAAAAAGCATGTATTACTATGGGGTAAAACTTCATGCGTTAGCTTTTAGACGAGAAAATAGAATTCCTTTTCCCGAGGAGATACAAATTACCCCTGCATCTGTCAATGATTTAACCGTATTCAAAGAAGTATGGTCAACTAAAGAAGATAGAATCTTTTTTGGTGATAAAATCTATCAAAATAAAGAGTTCTTTTCTGATTTTGAGAAAGAAAAAAACTCTGTAATGATGACACCAGTTAAAGCAATAAAAGGAGAATGTCAAGAAATCAGAAATAGAGATAAAGCTTCAAACGACTTGTATTCAACAGCGGTATCAAGAGTTAGGCAACCTATTGAATCCTTTTTTAATTGGTTGATTGAAAAAACAAATAT